gtTTGTTAACAGCAGTCTGGATGACGTTCAATACGATTTTTGTACTCTGGGACTCTATAGTCCCAGTTGGAACAACATCCGTCTCAGATTCCGCGTGGGAGAGAGTGAGACCATCACTTAAAGgagcagtgttttgtttgggCTGATCCATACTCCAGAAACTCTCTTGCTTCTCTGATATTCCATTAACATAAGCGTGAGTTACCTGAGGCTGAGGTGCTTCCACGGTACCAGGCTCTGCAGTCTCACAGCCTGAATAGTTGGGAGTAGAAGCTGGGACTTCATCAGAAGCCATTTGTTCTGGTGTGGTTGCCAAGGGGTCTACAGTTTTGGCTGTGGGCGTAGCAGCTTCTGCTACAACATgctcttcagctgctgcagctgctacaGGCACAGGCACTTCCAGAGCCTCTGAGCTTTCAGCTGGTGGGGAGGCCGAGTCACAGCCTTCCTCTTGCACAGAGAAAACTTCTTGCTGGACAGCTGTTGAACAACATTCATCATCCCTCACAGCTTCCTGTTTTCCAGACTGAAATTCTTCGACTGTTTCCATCAACTGGccatttatgttttcttgtttctgaaagTCTTGACTGTTTGAGATTTCTGcaagttcttgttttgtttctgcagtcCTTTCTTCAGCTAAGCTGCTCTGTGTTTCACTTGTCTTAGGACTGATGTCAGTGCAGATGGTGCTTCCATTTTCAGTGACATCTAGGCATGCTGATGCTAAAGTAGATTCGTCTTCTTCGGTCTTGGGAGGGTGCTCAGTGAGAGCATTATCAGACAGTGAGCGTGTTTCAGTTTTGAGCATGGAATCTTCTATTTTACCACTTTCGATTTCATCACTTTGGGAGAGagtttcagctgttttttctaTGCGTTCTGGCTCTAGGACAGGGACAGGATCTTTTGCTGTAATCTGCctgccatccccatccctcacactctgctcagcagcctcagctgcttctgagcCAGTTGTCTCTGATGTAAGAGCTGAGGCTTCTACCTCACTGTGCATTGGGACCTCAGCAGCAATGACTTCTGAGCTCTTTACTCCAAGGAGCACAGCATCATCTTCCTCTCTCTGTGCAGGTGCCTCGCTAGGAACTGCTTCGATACAAGTTTGCTCTTGCAAGACTAACTCAGGAGTTTCATCTTGACTCTCAGGACTGACAGGGACCTCTGCGACAACCGCTTTTGCACCCACTGGTCCCACAGGGAGTGCTTCACCCTCCCCTTCAAGTTCTGCAGGCTCTTCTCCTGTAGATCCTAACGCTGAGGTTTCATCTTCAATCTCATTCTGCACCTGTGGAGAATGGTAATAGTCCTGTAAATAAGGGTGTGAGCTGGGGGAGACTGAGAATACTCTGGATGCAAGAGCAGCAGAATATAAGACCATGAGGGGAGTGGGGTTATGCAAAGGACGTGAGTTGATGATGTTGAGTTTCCTGGGCCACTAAGATCCCAGCATGTCCCGTTTGACAGGACACAGCTCAGGAAACAACGGACAGCTGACACATCTGGAACACAGACTAAGCCAGAAAGATGGTGAAAGAAGGTAGAAACAAATCAGTCATAGTAACTCCTGCATGACATGGAGATAGTGACGTGATTTCTATTTCTCCCTTTGCAGAAGTGCCTCAGCTGCAACTGTCTATGCCTGTGACTGAAGCTACCAGTTCTATGTAAAGTATCATACAGTATCTTCAGTCAGTGTGCTGCATGCTAAAGACAATTGTTTTCAGCACCTTCTGATCCATGCATAATATCACCCACACCCTTTCTGTAGGAATTACATTCACCACACTACTCTGCAGCACAAATAtctgcagctgcttcttctGGACCTCTGTGCATCCgtctcattaaaaacaaacgtCAGTTACTACACAACAAGGGTCTTTGATAGGAATATTGCCACAACCTGGTTCTAAAtcaggtgtcagatcaacatttGTGTTTTATGTAATACTTACTGCAGCCTGCACTTCTGGAATATGGTCATCTCTCCTCTCATCTACTGTCAAGTCTGTTTGGGGCACTTTCTCTTGTTCTGAAAGCTTCTGCTTTGCTAATTGCTCCTCCTTGGGAGTTACTGCTTCGCTGTCTTGCGATGAAGGTTCCTCTGTTGTTCTCTGCACTTCAGCTATTTCTTCATGGTCTTCTACAACTACTTCTTCACACATCTGCTGGTGGCCTTCATCTCTCAATAAATCCACACTTTCATCTCCTTCTGcactttctttcactgcagcagaCATTCCACTTTTCTCTAAACCTTCGTGTACCCTCTCTTCAATTCCATTTTCACCCTGAACACTCCCTGTACCTTCCAGGGGCTGGACATCATCCtccagcttttctccttttttcaaGGATTGTTCAAGCAAAATCGTTCCCTCACCTACAATTTTCTCATCTTTAGcatcatctttctcttctgactCAGTTTCTTGCACGGTTGAAATTACAGCTGCTGTTATGGTTCTTTCAGAATCCAGCTGCGCTACATCTGAAGACTTCACTCTTTCGGCAACTTCATGAAGAACTTTTTGGGTCTGTCTGTCTAattctttcagattttgttctgtGGCCTCTACTTCCTGTACAGGTGTGACCTCCTCTGTAGTATTTGGAGTTTCTATCAActgtgaaacagcagaaacCATTTCAGTTGTCTCTTCAGCAAAGGACACTTCCATCGTTTCTTCAGCACAGGAAGCTTCTGCTGTCTCCTCTAGAGCAGTCACCGCCTCTGAGGTTAACTCTAGCTCACTTGCTGTGGTATCATCACTTACATCCTTTCTCATCTCTGGCATTGTCTTAGCAACTACCATTGCTTCTTCTACAACAACTTCTGATTCAAGTACTTTcccagtttctttctcttcctcttcctcctgctcaaTGCACTCTGTCAGAGCAGCAGATATCCACGATGGTGATCTTTCTTCAATGCTGGTAACTGCTCTTTCCCCTTCTACAACACTAACAGTAACTGCATGTACTAGCCCTTCATTGGCTTGCTTAACACTTAGCGAGTCTTCTGGTTTTTCAACTCGTTCTTCCTCTGagcttctttctttcaataCTTCAGCGTCTTTTACTTGCTGGGCTtcaattttctctctctctgctgcttcaTATTCAGACAAAGGAACAACAGCTGGAATGTCCGAATcttcttcagctgtttctgcCATGTCGTCTCTTGCTTGCTTAAGATGAGCTGCTTCTGGCTTCCCATCTGACTTCTTCTTCCTGCGGCCGGGCATAAGTTTTCTAAACGGAACCCATGATTCATCTTTTCCAGGCTCACCATCTGATGTTGAATGCTCCAGGCTAGATCCTGTGACAGAGTCTTCAGTTCTCTCTTCCATTCTTGTTTtggattttcttcttggagtgACTAACCTTTTGAATGATTCCCATGTTGAAATCCCTTCACCTTCAGATGGGCTTCCAGCTTGTTCTGGAGAGGAATTTCCTTGTCCTTGATCACTCTCCTGAGAGCTAGTAAGAATCgcatctgttgcagtttctttgctttgtccAGATTCTTCTATTTTTTGGCTTTCCTGACCAAGCTTATGCTCAGATTCTTCATCGGATGACGATGATTTCCTGGctcttttctttgaagaacCTACACATATAAAAGCTTCCCAAGACACAGAGGTGTCAACCTTTCTTTTTGGCTCTTCTGTGACTTTCTCTGGTTTCTGGtccattccattttctttcaactCTACctgattttcttcagctggGTTTTCAGTGACCGACGTTGCAGTGCTCTTTGTCTTATCAACTTCTTCTTCTTTGTCACTTTCAGAAGGTCTTCTTACACGTTTCTTGGGAGTCACCATCTTTTTAAATGATGCCCAGGGTGTCacactttctcttttcctctccacatctgaaacagcagcatctTCATTTTCCGAGACTTGTGTTCCATCTACAGATTTTTCCAAGGAAGGAATTTCATTCAGCTCCTCAGGAGAAGAAGCAGAActctctgctttttgttcttccGGGCTATCTGGGGAATCTGATAAGTGTTGAGTTAATTCTCCTTGCTCCCCTAACTTAGAttcttctcttttgcctttGTGCTTCTTTCCAGACAGTTTTTTTAATCCAGTACCTGTAAATAGTTTCTTTAAAGGGCTGCCTTGTAATTTAGTTTTTTCTTGAGAAGAGAGCAGTTCGGCTTCATTTGTGATACCTTCTGGAGGCCTCTTTCCACTTGCTTCCTCAGGAGTTATTTCTGTGGTTATTTCGCCTGGTTTGGTACCATCAGTGCCAGTTTTGCCTTGCAGTCCTTCATCAGTGGGTTTGACTGACTGTTGATCATCCTCTGTGTCAAAAGACTGTTCAGAAGTAGAAAAGGACTTTGGTCCAGCAGCATCCAGAGCCAGTTTTGCCTCATCTTCTTTGCTTGCCTTCTTCTCTGTGGTTCCATCCTGAGCTTCTCCTTGGGTCTCTAACTTTTCATTGACAACTTCTGCTGTGGGTGAAATTTCCAATTCTGCTGCCTCCGTTTTTTCAtcaaacatttccttctctACTAGAACAGGTTTACTTCCGTCTAttccttcagatttttttaaatcttcactAGAACTTTCCGTTGCTAACAAAGATCCTGTTCCAAGTTTCTCTTCAGAGGATACTTCAGTTCTgtcatttatttcacatttctccATTGACTCCAGATCTCTTCCTACAGGTAGGACTTCTGTGGATGCCTTCAATTCTCCATTCACACCTGTGGTGATTACAGGCATCACTGACTTTGTTGTAAGTGGTTTCTCTGTCACctcactttctttctctccttcttcagttttttcttccttttcaccaAGATCTTCTGAGACTTCCACCAATTTACTTTCTTGATCTTCGGCTTTTCCCTCCTTGGCACCTGCTGTAGCAACTGCTGCTGCTACATCTTTCTCATCATGCTCAGTTACCTCCTCCTTCTCACTCGCACCAAATCCTATGGCAGTCTTCgactcctgcttttcctcttcagtctGCTCTTTCTCCTGTGTTTCAATAGTTACT
This region of Excalfactoria chinensis isolate bCotChi1 chromosome 3, bCotChi1.hap2, whole genome shotgun sequence genomic DNA includes:
- the AKAP12 gene encoding A-kinase anchor protein 12 isoform X2; its protein translation is MMGTITITVEQTEPSSVTLKEDDAQTMETSPSDSSTKDGVAAEKGDAHADKRLPSLEEDAEDAEHASEPQSYDLGFKKVFKFVGFRFTVKKEKTGKSEPVQLLTVKKEPQVTEGAGDQKEVSSEETVMPEDAPSAEDNTKDALKNEKPEDESPKTPEANEICSQSSASATDTASPLRKFFSQGWTGFRKKKSFRKPKEDEQQSPTKEEQEKEGATLMTETSEKEKSESEKQVEEKNVTAVTIETQEKEQTEEEKQESKTAIGFGASEKEEVTEHDEKDVAAAVATAGAKEGKAEDQESKLVEVSEDLGEKEEKTEEGEKESEVTEKPLTTKSVMPVITTGVNGELKASTEVLPVGRDLESMEKCEINDRTEVSSEEKLGTGSLLATESSSEDLKKSEGIDGSKPVLVEKEMFDEKTEAAELEISPTAEVVNEKLETQGEAQDGTTEKKASKEDEAKLALDAAGPKSFSTSEQSFDTEDDQQSVKPTDEGLQGKTGTDGTKPGEITTEITPEEASGKRPPEGITNEAELLSSQEKTKLQGSPLKKLFTGTGLKKLSGKKHKGKREESKLGEQGELTQHLSDSPDSPEEQKAESSASSPEELNEIPSLEKSVDGTQVSENEDAAVSDVERKRESVTPWASFKKMVTPKKRVRRPSESDKEEEVDKTKSTATSVTENPAEENQVELKENGMDQKPEKVTEEPKRKVDTSVSWEAFICVGSSKKRARKSSSSDEESEHKLGQESQKIEESGQSKETATDAILTSSQESDQGQGNSSPEQAGSPSEGEGISTWESFKRLVTPRRKSKTRMEERTEDSVTGSSLEHSTSDGEPGKDESWVPFRKLMPGRRKKKSDGKPEAAHLKQARDDMAETAEEDSDIPAVVPLSEYEAAEREKIEAQQVKDAEVLKERSSEEERVEKPEDSLSVKQANEGLVHAVTVSVVEGERAVTSIEERSPSWISAALTECIEQEEEEEKETGKVLESEVVVEEAMVVAKTMPEMRKDVSDDTTASELELTSEAVTALEETAEASCAEETMEVSFAEETTEMVSAVSQLIETPNTTEEVTPVQEVEATEQNLKELDRQTQKVLHEVAERVKSSDVAQLDSERTITAAVISTVQETESEEKDDAKDEKIVGEGTILLEQSLKKGEKLEDDVQPLEGTGSVQGENGIEERVHEGLEKSGMSAAVKESAEGDESVDLLRDEGHQQMCEEVVVEDHEEIAEVQRTTEEPSSQDSEAVTPKEEQLAKQKLSEQEKVPQTDLTVDERRDDHIPEVQAAVQNEIEDETSALGSTGEEPAELEGEGEALPVGPVGAKAVVAEVPVSPESQDETPELVLQEQTCIEAVPSEAPAQREEDDAVLLGVKSSEVIAAEVPMHSEVEASALTSETTGSEAAEAAEQSVRDGDGRQITAKDPVPVLEPERIEKTAETLSQSDEIESGKIEDSMLKTETRSLSDNALTEHPPKTEEDESTLASACLDVTENGSTICTDISPKTSETQSSLAEERTAETKQELAEISNSQDFQKQENINGQLMETVEEFQSGKQEAVRDDECCSTAVQQEVFSVQEEGCDSASPPAESSEALEVPVPVAAAAAEEHVVAEAATPTAKTVDPLATTPEQMASDEVPASTPNYSGCETAEPGTVEAPQPQVTHAYVNGISEKQESFWSMDQPKQNTAPLSDGLTLSHAESETDVVPTGTIESQSTKIVLNVIQTAVNKLTETEETAALESEQHTKSRGKSPSDMALPELLESTQVVKEEEVSSKEQELQQSRLNKHVTLTESADIHAAVEKAKDILLTSEALEDGPSQNSDFVTTPEDISRDRVRVENSTLEISTSEDSTKDILDIRQAKLKEKEIGKVVEISDQHIGKQTCGEREEDGHPLVEDGKTQTWQDDGCQEDIDCDGPQSQNSLAPEALNSC
- the AKAP12 gene encoding A-kinase anchor protein 12 isoform X1, whose protein sequence is MGAGSSAEPSAPPQEDGAAAAPSEPAKALDASSPVPDINEDNLEIEVLQEEPQQPEAVTTPQELTGQQPEVTSSVQEPPGQHAEALITSVEQTEPSSVTLKEDDAQTMETSPSDSSTKDGVAAEKGDAHADKRLPSLEEDAEDAEHASEPQSYDLGFKKVFKFVGFRFTVKKEKTGKSEPVQLLTVKKEPQVTEGAGDQKEVSSEETVMPEDAPSAEDNTKDALKNEKPEDESPKTPEANEICSQSSASATDTASPLRKFFSQGWTGFRKKKSFRKPKEDEQQSPTKEEQEKEGATLMTETSEKEKSESEKQVEEKNVTAVTIETQEKEQTEEEKQESKTAIGFGASEKEEVTEHDEKDVAAAVATAGAKEGKAEDQESKLVEVSEDLGEKEEKTEEGEKESEVTEKPLTTKSVMPVITTGVNGELKASTEVLPVGRDLESMEKCEINDRTEVSSEEKLGTGSLLATESSSEDLKKSEGIDGSKPVLVEKEMFDEKTEAAELEISPTAEVVNEKLETQGEAQDGTTEKKASKEDEAKLALDAAGPKSFSTSEQSFDTEDDQQSVKPTDEGLQGKTGTDGTKPGEITTEITPEEASGKRPPEGITNEAELLSSQEKTKLQGSPLKKLFTGTGLKKLSGKKHKGKREESKLGEQGELTQHLSDSPDSPEEQKAESSASSPEELNEIPSLEKSVDGTQVSENEDAAVSDVERKRESVTPWASFKKMVTPKKRVRRPSESDKEEEVDKTKSTATSVTENPAEENQVELKENGMDQKPEKVTEEPKRKVDTSVSWEAFICVGSSKKRARKSSSSDEESEHKLGQESQKIEESGQSKETATDAILTSSQESDQGQGNSSPEQAGSPSEGEGISTWESFKRLVTPRRKSKTRMEERTEDSVTGSSLEHSTSDGEPGKDESWVPFRKLMPGRRKKKSDGKPEAAHLKQARDDMAETAEEDSDIPAVVPLSEYEAAEREKIEAQQVKDAEVLKERSSEEERVEKPEDSLSVKQANEGLVHAVTVSVVEGERAVTSIEERSPSWISAALTECIEQEEEEEKETGKVLESEVVVEEAMVVAKTMPEMRKDVSDDTTASELELTSEAVTALEETAEASCAEETMEVSFAEETTEMVSAVSQLIETPNTTEEVTPVQEVEATEQNLKELDRQTQKVLHEVAERVKSSDVAQLDSERTITAAVISTVQETESEEKDDAKDEKIVGEGTILLEQSLKKGEKLEDDVQPLEGTGSVQGENGIEERVHEGLEKSGMSAAVKESAEGDESVDLLRDEGHQQMCEEVVVEDHEEIAEVQRTTEEPSSQDSEAVTPKEEQLAKQKLSEQEKVPQTDLTVDERRDDHIPEVQAAVQNEIEDETSALGSTGEEPAELEGEGEALPVGPVGAKAVVAEVPVSPESQDETPELVLQEQTCIEAVPSEAPAQREEDDAVLLGVKSSEVIAAEVPMHSEVEASALTSETTGSEAAEAAEQSVRDGDGRQITAKDPVPVLEPERIEKTAETLSQSDEIESGKIEDSMLKTETRSLSDNALTEHPPKTEEDESTLASACLDVTENGSTICTDISPKTSETQSSLAEERTAETKQELAEISNSQDFQKQENINGQLMETVEEFQSGKQEAVRDDECCSTAVQQEVFSVQEEGCDSASPPAESSEALEVPVPVAAAAAEEHVVAEAATPTAKTVDPLATTPEQMASDEVPASTPNYSGCETAEPGTVEAPQPQVTHAYVNGISEKQESFWSMDQPKQNTAPLSDGLTLSHAESETDVVPTGTIESQSTKIVLNVIQTAVNKLTETEETAALESEQHTKSRGKSPSDMALPELLESTQVVKEEEVSSKEQELQQSRLNKHVTLTESADIHAAVEKAKDILLTSEALEDGPSQNSDFVTTPEDISRDRVRVENSTLEISTSEDSTKDILDIRQAKLKEKEIGKVVEISDQHIGKQTCGEREEDGHPLVEDGKTQTWQDDGCQEDIDCDGPQSQNSLAPEALNSC